In a genomic window of Fusobacterium sp.:
- a CDS encoding HAMP domain-containing sensor histidine kinase has protein sequence MEKLHTGDYTIRLTSMTDFLNYFLLIKKISDTEFLVIISPTIVPNVVTKMMSSFYLDLSAFIVPILFVLAYIFSKYFSDPIVTLEKISSKISKLDFSSNIDFKYNNELETLGNNLKGMSEKLKNNIDELNNLNSQMKIELKEKEKLINFEKDFMRSIGHELKTPIAIINGYIEALQDDIVSAEEKSNVYSIIYNEGIFLDKLIKNLNTYLKYEFSFSDESYEEFQLKELLEDKLNKYNLDFMKKNIELKINIDESKIFTDKYRISIILNNLFTNAITYIDDRKKIGIEFKNKTLKISNSSAFIPEEKFKNIFRPFYKLDSSRNRKYGGAGLGLSIVKNILTSLNLEYSFIFDKEKNYVIFTIKFN, from the coding sequence TTGGAAAAACTACATACTGGAGATTATACAATAAGATTAACAAGTATGACAGATTTTCTTAATTATTTTTTGCTTATAAAGAAAATATCAGATACAGAATTTTTGGTAATCATATCACCAACTATAGTTCCAAATGTTGTAACTAAAATGATGTCATCATTTTATTTAGATTTGTCAGCTTTTATAGTACCAATACTTTTTGTTTTAGCATATATTTTCTCAAAATATTTTTCTGACCCAATTGTAACTTTAGAAAAAATATCGTCTAAAATATCAAAATTGGACTTCTCATCAAATATAGATTTTAAATATAATAATGAGTTAGAAACTCTCGGAAATAATTTAAAAGGGATGTCTGAGAAACTAAAAAATAATATAGATGAGTTAAATAATTTAAATTCACAAATGAAAATAGAATTAAAAGAAAAAGAGAAATTAATAAATTTTGAAAAAGATTTTATGCGTTCAATAGGACATGAATTAAAAACACCTATTGCCATAATTAATGGATATATAGAAGCACTTCAAGATGATATTGTATCAGCAGAAGAAAAAAGTAATGTGTATTCTATTATATATAACGAAGGGATATTTCTTGATAAACTTATTAAAAATTTAAATACATACTTAAAGTATGAATTTAGTTTTTCAGATGAAAGTTATGAAGAATTTCAATTGAAAGAATTACTAGAAGATAAACTGAACAAATATAATCTTGATTTTATGAAAAAAAATATAGAACTGAAAATAAATATAGATGAAAGTAAAATTTTTACTGATAAATATCGTATATCTATAATTTTAAATAATCTTTTTACTAATGCAATTACCTATATAGATGATAGAAAGAAGATTGGAATAGAATTTAAAAATAAAACTTTAAAGATATCAAATAGTTCTGCATTTATACCAGAAGAAAAGTTTAAAAATATTTTTAGACCATTTTATAAACTTGACTCTTCTAGAAATAGAAAATATGGTGGAGCAGGATTAGGACTTTCAATAGTAAAAAATATATTAACAAGTTTAAATCTAGAATATAGCTTTATTTTTGATAAAGAAAAAAATTATGTTATATTTACAATAAAATTTAATTAA
- a CDS encoding response regulator transcription factor, with protein sequence MKKILIVEDEMEIRNILKLYLLKEGYDVTEAEDGEVAIKLFYEKPFDLVILDIMLPKKDGWSVLREIKKYSSVPVMILSARDDDEDELFGFEIGTDEYITKPFNNKILLARIKTLIKNTSNNTDHIIELGKITINDTSHTVTVEGEEVILAPKEYELLIYLIKNHKIALSRDKMLTEVWGYDFSGSDRTIDTHIKNLRKKLGDECIKTVRGIGYKFEIKN encoded by the coding sequence ATGAAAAAAATTTTAATAGTAGAAGATGAAATGGAAATAAGAAATATTTTGAAATTATATCTTCTAAAGGAAGGTTATGATGTGACAGAAGCTGAAGATGGAGAAGTGGCAATAAAACTTTTTTATGAAAAGCCATTCGATTTAGTAATACTTGATATAATGTTGCCTAAAAAAGATGGATGGAGTGTTTTAAGAGAGATAAAAAAATATAGTTCAGTCCCTGTTATGATATTATCAGCAAGAGATGATGATGAAGATGAATTATTTGGTTTTGAAATAGGAACAGATGAATATATAACTAAGCCTTTTAATAATAAAATACTTTTAGCAAGAATAAAAACTCTTATAAAAAATACAAGTAACAATACAGACCACATTATTGAATTAGGAAAAATAACTATCAATGACACATCTCATACAGTAACTGTAGAAGGAGAAGAAGTTATTTTAGCTCCTAAAGAATATGAGCTTTTAATATATCTTATAAAAAATCATAAGATTGCTCTCAGTAGGGATAAAATGCTTACAGAAGTATGGGGATATGATTTTTCAGGAAGTGACAGAACAATAGATACACATATAAAGAACTTAAGAAAAAAATTGGGAGATGAATGTATAAAAACTGTAAGAGGGATAGGATATAAATTTGAGATAAAAAATTAG